The genomic DNA TACAAACCTGTGTCTTCATCTACACGCCCCTCGAAAACCTCAAGACCGACGGCTTCCGTGATCGAGCAAAATCCTGTTTTCTCAGCGTTTCTCGTTCGTGAGTATTCGTCGCTCTGGCACACCGATTGCGTAATCACCTCGGCTGCCATATGAGAAGATGGAGGTCTGTTATGTTCCGCACATGTATCGGAATCCTCATGCTGCTATGTATCTTCTTCTCGGTCGGCCAGTCCTTGGCTACTCCTACTCAGCGGCAGGATACGACCCGCCGATTATACGATCGCGTCATGGATGAATTTAAGCACCGCGACTACGAAGCGGCGATGGCAGGTTTTCGATTTTTCATTGAGCTGCATCGCCAATCATCCTTGGCAGCCAATGCGCAATATTGGATCGGAGAATGTCAATATCGGATGGGACGATATCGGGACGCGCTCAAGTCGTTCTATGACGTCGTGTCCAATTACCCGCTCAGCCCAAAATTGGCGGCTTCCACACTGAAGCTCGGCCAGACCTATACGAAACTGGGTGATCACGAGACGGCACGGCTCATGTTCGACCGAGTGGTGGATCAATACCCGGATAGCCAGGAAGCAGAAGTCGCTCGCAAAGCCGTGGAGACAAGCCCGAGTGTCGAAGACGCAACGAATCAATCGCCGTAGGAGACATCCTGTTTTGATGAAAGAAGATCGCTCCCTACCGCAATCGTCATGACCACTAGCACCTTTGCCGGTCCAGCTCAGCCGGCCTGTGTGCCTGCTAATAGTTTCAAGCTCTGTACGCTCAAAACTCAGAAGGGGACCGATGACAATGTGGATCTCATTATCGACAAACAGTCAAACCCATTACTGGAGAATGATCCTGGTATGCCTGCTTTGTACTTCATGTGACTTGGGCGGTACGAACGTTATTCCGGAAGAGGTTCCCGAGGTTCCCATGGAGCACGCGAGTCATAATGACTGTCCGAATGTCAGTGGGACCTATAAATTGTATGGGGATGCACTACCCGGGATGCCTCCGTATTTCATGTTCATAAATTCTGGATTGGCCTTGGATGATATGTTGGGGCTGGACCTCAACGTGCCAGGCCGATGGCCCACGAGTGAGATTCACGTGGTGCAGACCGACCCTCACAGGATATCGGTCAGGATCGTTGGGTCTTCAGAGACAAAGACCGGGCAGCTTCAACCAGGGGATAAGGTGTGGTGCAAAGACCATCGGCTTACTATTGAGCGTCTCGTGGACACCATAGGGGAGGCGACCACCGGGCGGGCGCTCATTATTCATCAACTTGAATTGGCACAGGACGGGGCGCTCATTGTGAGGACAGAGATACGAGGGGCAACCAGATTTCTATTCTTCTATATTAAGGATCCGACAGAATTGTATGGAGCAAGATTTCAGGCCGTACAATAGAGTGAGAAACTTGGACCGTCGAATAAAAAGGGTCTGGAATCTTTATTTAGACGTCTTGCAACGACATACTTGCTTGCCCATTGCGTCCGGCGCAATCCTGTAGACCACCAAGATCCTCCTCGGAGCTCCAGGCCGCCAGCACAATCACTGAATATTCATGGCAAGCCTGTCCGATGGTGCCGTATAATTAGACCCATATGTTCAATGAAAATGTGAGGATTTGGCGATTTGGCCTTAATCTTCACATAAGGGGCATAGTGGGCTTGTTGGTGGAGGTGCACTGATGAAAACGTTTTCCGCCTATGTGGAGTGGGATCCTGAAGCAAAATTATATGTGGGGGTGATCCCCGGTATTCCGGGAGCCCATAGCCAAGGACGAACGCTTGATGAACTTCACGAGAATTTGAAAGAAGTGATCACGCTATGTGTGGAAGAGTATCAGGGCAACCTGGATGATTTGCCCCGCTTTGTCGGCTTGCAGCAGATTGATGTCGCCGTATGACGCGGCTGAGCGTGGTTGATGCGAAGACGATGGAGCGAGTGTTGCTCGCACTTGGCTTCCACGTCATTCGTCAGAAGGGCAGTCATGTCTTCTATCGACATCCCGACGGCCAAACGACCACGGTCCCACATCACCCGGGCCGAGATCTCGCCCGGCCACTCATCCGAGAGGTCCTACGCGAGATTGAGTTGAACCCTGAACAGTTTCGGGACTTTTGGGTACGCTCTAGTTCACCCACCTCAGTCTACGTTGAAGCAGTCAACAGCTTCCTGTTAGAGATGCGGCAGTCTCTGTACGTCACAGACAGTCATAGCTGAAAGTTGCGTGTGGTGGATCGACACACCATGGGATAGCCATACCTAAGAGTCATTGGACAAGGAACACTTCATGAACTCGAAGTACCCTTTTTATAAAAATCCTGCTGCCGTCCTGGTGTCCCACCTGCCAAGCAGCCTTCGTCGTTATTCCTCTTCGGCTAATCCCAGTCGAGCGGTGAGATCGGGCAGCGAATGGCTTTGCTTCGGCTGTAACTTCGTCAGCTTGATTCCCGCCGCGTCGAGCACTGTCTCGATGACGTGCTGCCGTTCCGCCTGATGAGGTTGCATGGATTCATGCTCTATCTGCACGACCTGTTCGACGCGGCATGATCCAGGATGGACCAAGACAAAATCGACTCGTTTGAGCGCGATCCGGTGCAAAATATCGGAACGCATCTTTTCCCCAGCTTCGACTTCTATGAAAGACCATAACGGCACCTGACTAAACACGAGGTAGCGCTCCTGGACGGCCATTTGCAGGAGGCTATACAACGCGATCTCCTCTTTCTCGAGCAATGGGATAGAGCCGATGGTGACGCCCGGAGGAATGGCAAGCAGCGATGTCTGCTTCTTTCTTCGGCGCGCGTTCCTCAGATAGCGCCAAAGACCGACGATCGCGGCAATGACCGCACCGACCAACAGAATTTTCATCTCTTCTTACTTCCGCCTTTACGCGACCGCAGCCGCTCATACCAGTGCGGGCCGCTTGGGACGATGCAACCCAATAACCGTGGGGCCGCCGCTCCCGTAACCGATGGCACGTTCCCGCACTGTTCCATGACGGTTTGGTACGCGAGAACGGCAAACGCCACCGATTCCAGCGCCTTACTGTCCCAACCGTGGGACTCGAATGAGGTGACCGGCACGGGAGCAAAGATCTCCGTTAAATATCCCATGATCGCTCGGTTCTTGACACCGCCTCCGCCCACGATCACGTCATCGATTCCTTCCTTGATCCACCGCCTGGCCGTACCGACCGCTTCGGCAGTCCAGCGGCTACAGGTTGCCAGAAGATCTTCGACCGATAGCCGACGTGTTTGTTGCCAACTGAGTAATTCATCCAGCATCTTCGCGCCGAACGCCTCACGCCCCGTCGATTTTGGAGGCGCCTGAGAAAGATACGGATGGGCAAGAAGTTTGGCGAGTAATCGTGAATCGACCCGGCCTTTGGCTGCCAAACGTCCCTCGCGGTCCATCGAGGCTCGACCATTCGTGGTGCGGGACATGATTCCATCAAGAACCATATTTGCCGGCCCCGTGTCGAATGCGACGAGGTCCTCCGTGCCTGATCCGCGGGGAAGGT from Nitrospira sp. includes the following:
- a CDS encoding anhydro-N-acetylmuramic acid kinase, whose protein sequence is MNVVGLMSGTSADGVDAALVTIVRRKAGLHVEMAAFHSLPYPRSLQQRILSASVSGTVADICHLNALLGEWFADAALGVIRSAQWSPENVDLIGSHGQTVHHLPHGIKDTRVGAIRSTLQIAEPAVIAERTGITTVADFRPRDIAAGGQGAPLTPGVHALLFRHVRRARLIVNLGGISNVTYLPRGSGTEDLVAFDTGPANMVLDGIMSRTTNGRASMDREGRLAAKGRVDSRLLAKLLAHPYLSQAPPKSTGREAFGAKMLDELLSWQQTRRLSVEDLLATCSRWTAEAVGTARRWIKEGIDDVIVGGGGVKNRAIMGYLTEIFAPVPVTSFESHGWDSKALESVAFAVLAYQTVMEQCGNVPSVTGAAAPRLLGCIVPSGPHWYERLRSRKGGSKKR